A region of Cardinium endosymbiont of Sogatella furcifera DNA encodes the following proteins:
- the ndk gene encoding nucleoside-diphosphate kinase — protein MQGRYTFSMIKPDAVRANHIGAILSMIEKTGFSIHAISMLQLTPAAAEHFYAVHAHRPFYKELCSFIASGPVVAMVLEKEHAVADLRKLMGATNPAEAADGTIRKAFATSIDYNAIHGSDSDETAASEIAFFFPGRDLLMNAPVL, from the coding sequence ATGCAAGGAAGATACACATTTTCAATGATTAAACCTGATGCAGTTCGTGCCAATCATATTGGTGCTATACTATCCATGATAGAAAAAACAGGGTTTTCTATACATGCCATTTCTATGCTTCAGTTAACCCCAGCCGCTGCTGAGCACTTTTATGCCGTGCATGCGCATCGCCCTTTTTATAAAGAGTTATGTAGTTTCATAGCCTCTGGTCCTGTGGTGGCTATGGTCTTGGAAAAAGAGCATGCCGTAGCAGATCTGCGTAAACTAATGGGCGCTACCAATCCAGCAGAAGCTGCGGATGGTACCATTAGAAAGGCCTTTGCTACTTCTATTGATTATAATGCTATTCATGGCTCAGACTCAGATGAAACAGCTGCATCAGAAATTGCGTTTTTCTTTCCCGGTCGTGATTTACTGATGAACGCTCCGGTTCTGTAA
- the fabV gene encoding enoyl-ACP reductase FabV encodes MNRLIEPKVRGFVCTTAHPAGCTKNVDEQIRYVTSHPPIASGPKKVLIIGASTGYGLASRIVAAFGAQAQTIGVFLERAADDKRTASAGWYHAAAFEQAAHQAGLYAKSINGDAFSDAIKQETIALIKQDWGGAVDLVIYSLASPRRIHPQTGIAFKSTLKPIGLPYSNKTIDIISGHLSNICIEPATPQEVIDTVAVMGGEDWIMWMEALLEEQLLARAAQTIAYTYLGPKLTDPIYSKGTIGEAKKDLAAASQVLQQRLRSIDGQAFIAVNKALVTQASAAIPVVPLYISLLYKVMKEKKLHEGCIEQMYRLYADHLYRQDGKVPVDLQGLIRIDDWEMREDVQQAVSELWPKVDDTNVAALTDFIGYRHEFYKLFGFEVEGVDYSQPQVVAVPIPSLDGSQ; translated from the coding sequence ATGAATAGGCTAATAGAACCAAAGGTACGTGGATTTGTATGTACCACGGCCCATCCAGCAGGTTGTACAAAAAATGTAGATGAACAAATCAGATATGTAACTAGTCATCCTCCAATTGCCTCTGGTCCTAAAAAGGTGCTTATCATAGGTGCCTCTACTGGTTATGGCTTGGCCAGTAGAATCGTGGCTGCTTTTGGTGCGCAAGCCCAGACTATAGGCGTCTTTTTGGAGCGAGCAGCTGACGATAAGCGAACCGCTTCTGCTGGCTGGTACCATGCAGCTGCTTTTGAGCAAGCTGCCCATCAAGCAGGGCTTTATGCTAAAAGTATTAATGGGGATGCGTTTTCAGATGCTATCAAGCAAGAAACCATTGCGTTAATAAAACAAGATTGGGGTGGTGCAGTAGATTTGGTTATCTATAGCCTTGCATCCCCTCGGCGCATCCATCCTCAAACGGGTATAGCTTTTAAATCTACTTTAAAACCTATTGGGCTACCTTATAGCAATAAAACCATTGATATCATAAGTGGGCATCTTTCGAATATTTGTATTGAACCTGCAACGCCTCAAGAAGTAATAGATACAGTGGCAGTAATGGGAGGTGAAGACTGGATCATGTGGATGGAGGCTTTGTTAGAGGAGCAATTGTTGGCTAGGGCTGCACAAACCATAGCTTACACTTACCTTGGGCCCAAGCTAACAGATCCAATCTACTCCAAAGGAACCATTGGGGAAGCAAAAAAAGATTTAGCAGCAGCAAGTCAAGTGTTACAGCAGCGGCTCCGTTCTATTGATGGGCAGGCGTTTATTGCTGTGAATAAAGCTTTGGTGACCCAAGCAAGTGCAGCTATACCGGTCGTACCGCTTTATATTTCATTGCTTTACAAGGTCATGAAAGAAAAAAAGCTACACGAGGGGTGTATAGAACAGATGTATAGGTTATACGCAGATCATTTGTATAGACAAGATGGTAAGGTGCCTGTAGATCTACAGGGTTTGATTCGTATCGATGATTGGGAGATGCGGGAAGATGTCCAACAAGCTGTTTCGGAACTTTGGCCAAAAGTAGATGATACCAATGTAGCTGCGCTTACTGACTTTATAGGGTACCGTCATGAATTTTATAAATTATTTGGTTTTGAGGTAGAAGGGGTTGATTACAGCCAACCTCAGGTGGTAGCAGTGCCCATACCCTCTTTAGATGGTTCTCAATAG
- the lipB gene encoding lipoyl(octanoyl) transferase LipB — translation MVKNREIVVKQLGLIDYKEALAVQEAYYKAIIERKCGRLTAQQASQPSPASYLLFCQHPPVYTLGRRGVMDQLLVDATTLEAASIALYHVNRGGAITYHGPGQLVVYPIIDLELFFTDIHRYLRLLETAVIETLAYFNIPSTRFPELTGVWLPADQTTKRCDRKICAIGIRVSRWVTMHGLALNVNNDLAPFGNIIPCGISKAVTSMQQELNQTIALMTVSDILEQKILNKLNFV, via the coding sequence ATGGTAAAAAATAGGGAGATAGTTGTAAAACAGTTGGGATTAATAGATTATAAGGAAGCATTGGCGGTTCAAGAGGCCTATTATAAGGCCATTATAGAGCGAAAGTGTGGGCGTTTGACAGCGCAACAAGCTAGTCAACCCTCACCTGCCAGCTACTTGCTTTTTTGTCAACATCCTCCTGTATACACGCTGGGTAGAAGGGGCGTTATGGACCAGCTATTGGTCGATGCTACTACTTTAGAAGCAGCATCGATTGCCTTATATCATGTAAACAGAGGTGGAGCAATTACCTATCATGGGCCAGGCCAGTTAGTGGTCTACCCTATTATTGATTTGGAGTTGTTTTTTACAGATATACACCGTTACCTGCGCTTGCTTGAAACAGCAGTTATAGAAACGTTGGCCTATTTTAATATTCCATCCACCCGGTTCCCTGAACTAACCGGTGTATGGTTACCAGCAGATCAAACAACAAAACGGTGCGACCGGAAGATTTGCGCCATTGGCATTAGGGTAAGTAGATGGGTGACCATGCATGGACTGGCGCTAAACGTAAATAACGATCTGGCGCCTTTTGGCAACATTATACCCTGCGGGATCTCTAAAGCAGTCACATCTATGCAACAAGAATTAAACCAAACTATTGCCCTAATGACTGTTTCAGACATTTTAGAGCAAAAAATTTTAAATAAGTTAAATTTTGTATAA
- the rsmA gene encoding 16S rRNA (adenine(1518)-N(6)/adenine(1519)-N(6))-dimethyltransferase RsmA, with amino-acid sequence MLTVPTKIKKALGQHFLKDVVVSNQIANLLTDESLVGTVVEVGPGRGSLTDRLRTKPIARLCLVEVDRDLIPYLKKKYADLSDRIIEADFLKLSLTEQFQEEQLTIIGNFPYNISSQIFFKILDNRHVVKEVVGMVQKEVAQRITAPPGGKVYGMLSVFLQAFYTITYHFTVPPHLFLPPPKVDSAVVTMHRNNVQKLPCNELLFFQIVKSGFQQRRKKLQNALRAFNITHIGHADLLHKRAEELSVTEFVTLTNALTTKGNLNLCATDS; translated from the coding sequence ATGTTAACCGTGCCTACAAAGATTAAAAAAGCATTGGGCCAACATTTTTTAAAAGATGTTGTGGTGTCAAATCAAATCGCCAACCTATTAACAGATGAAAGTCTTGTAGGAACGGTAGTGGAAGTGGGGCCCGGTAGAGGTAGCTTAACAGACAGGTTGCGTACTAAGCCTATTGCTCGGTTATGCCTTGTAGAGGTAGATCGTGACCTTATACCCTACCTAAAAAAGAAATATGCTGATCTAAGTGACCGCATCATAGAGGCAGATTTTTTAAAGCTATCCCTAACAGAACAGTTTCAAGAGGAACAATTAACGATTATTGGTAACTTTCCCTATAATATTTCTTCCCAAATCTTCTTTAAAATTTTAGATAATCGCCATGTGGTAAAGGAAGTAGTAGGAATGGTCCAGAAGGAAGTAGCACAACGGATAACTGCTCCACCAGGTGGTAAAGTGTACGGCATGCTTAGTGTGTTTTTACAAGCATTCTATACCATAACCTACCACTTTACAGTGCCTCCTCACCTCTTTCTACCGCCACCTAAGGTAGACTCTGCGGTTGTTACCATGCATCGCAACAATGTACAAAAACTGCCCTGCAATGAGTTGCTATTTTTTCAAATAGTCAAAAGTGGTTTCCAACAACGTCGGAAAAAGTTACAAAATGCTTTGCGTGCTTTCAATATTACCCATATAGGACATGCAGATCTGTTGCATAAACGTGCAGAGGAATTAAGTGTCACTGAATTTGTAACACTAACCAACGCATTGACTACCAAAGGGAATTTGAACCTATGCGCAACTGATTCCTAA
- a CDS encoding sodium:solute symporter family protein — MIRYNAPLLMVLIFLLLTLAVGLYVSERATTFRAYAVGNKRLHTTTLVVTVLATTFGGGGLMRTVSKVHAMGLHHIVVIFALPLGLWINSLLVLRMEPFMAHLSIAETLGSVYGKYTRLIAALLSICFSIGVVAIQINVMSSAIGMCIHLIDPRIVTVLATLILIAYAMVGGIRSITITDIWQFATFTIIIPLLIKFVFIKTDQSFLEVICTLKKQEKFQFSQLFQWNKEQPLKLIWDSLSVACFLDPSVVQRAYMASGPIQAYKVFCRATLFSVIIIGCIASIGLLAFVGNPMLPPTTIWPYILADMPPVYKGCVVLSLLGMTMSTADSNLHTAAIMVSHDIVESIRGIKTIPYVHQLRLAKLTTLVTGLLAMIITVYCSDLIQLSRFVFTSIMTFFKIIIIPPFSLAVFGFRGSARTALIGMTIGILTALTLKKWLQLTIGIGWGLLPMVANGLAMMATHYLLPQPTDKGWIPKNHQQKRIQQLIRAFKKYKKSIDLE, encoded by the coding sequence ATGATACGCTATAACGCCCCTCTGCTAATGGTATTGATCTTTTTGTTATTAACCTTAGCAGTAGGTCTTTACGTTAGCGAAAGGGCAACTACCTTTCGAGCATATGCTGTAGGTAATAAGCGGCTACACACGACTACCTTAGTCGTTACTGTGTTGGCTACGACCTTTGGAGGGGGAGGGCTGATGCGCACTGTATCAAAAGTTCATGCTATGGGCCTGCACCACATAGTTGTAATTTTTGCTTTACCATTGGGTTTATGGATCAACAGTTTACTGGTGCTGCGTATGGAGCCATTTATGGCGCATCTTTCTATTGCAGAGACGTTAGGTAGCGTATATGGCAAATACACAAGGCTTATTGCTGCGCTATTAAGCATCTGCTTTTCTATTGGTGTGGTTGCGATTCAAATCAATGTAATGTCCTCCGCCATTGGCATGTGCATCCATTTAATTGATCCGCGCATCGTAACGGTTCTAGCAACCTTAATTCTTATTGCTTATGCGATGGTTGGGGGTATTCGTTCCATTACGATTACAGATATATGGCAATTTGCAACCTTTACGATTATTATTCCTCTGCTTATTAAATTTGTATTTATAAAAACAGATCAATCATTTTTAGAAGTTATATGCACGCTAAAAAAGCAAGAAAAATTTCAATTCAGCCAGCTTTTTCAATGGAATAAAGAACAACCATTGAAACTTATTTGGGATAGCCTATCGGTAGCATGCTTCCTAGATCCATCTGTTGTACAGCGCGCCTATATGGCTTCTGGCCCCATTCAAGCCTATAAGGTTTTTTGCCGTGCCACGCTTTTTAGCGTTATCATCATAGGGTGCATTGCCTCTATTGGTTTACTTGCGTTTGTAGGGAATCCAATGCTGCCGCCAACAACCATTTGGCCATACATTCTAGCTGATATGCCCCCTGTTTATAAAGGATGTGTCGTTCTAAGTTTATTAGGGATGACCATGTCTACAGCTGATTCTAACCTACACACTGCAGCCATTATGGTTAGCCATGATATCGTAGAAAGTATTCGAGGCATAAAAACCATCCCCTATGTGCATCAGCTTCGGCTGGCTAAGTTGACTACATTAGTCACTGGTCTTCTGGCTATGATTATAACAGTTTATTGTTCTGACTTGATTCAATTAAGCAGGTTTGTTTTTACTTCTATTATGACTTTTTTTAAAATTATCATCATACCTCCTTTTAGCTTAGCTGTTTTTGGTTTTCGAGGCAGCGCACGCACAGCTTTGATCGGAATGACAATAGGTATACTGACTGCTTTGACTTTGAAAAAGTGGCTTCAACTGACCATAGGGATAGGTTGGGGATTACTTCCCATGGTAGCCAATGGCTTAGCTATGATGGCCACACATTATCTGCTGCCACAACCGACTGATAAAGGGTGGATTCCAAAGAACCATCAACAAAAAAGAATACAACAGCTGATACGGGCATTTAAAAAATATAAAAAAAGTATAGACCTAGAATAA
- the mnmG gene encoding tRNA uridine-5-carboxymethylaminomethyl(34) synthesis enzyme MnmG yields the protein MLLAYDIVVVGGGHAGCEAAAAASRLGAKVLLITMSLQTIGQMSCNPAMGGISKGQLVREVDALGGFSGIVADQSAIQFRMLNTSKGPAMWSPRTQNDRGLFSACWRSALESLPNLDFWQDMVVSLLIKEGRVKGVQTALGITIESQAVVLTNGTFLNGLIHIGAKKMTGGRSGERAATGITEQLQKLGFETGRMKTGTSPRVDGRTLDYTKMEIQPGDPLPGRFSFLSGTRLTKQKSCYITYTNPALHNLIKDNLADIPIYNGQVQGVGPRYCPSIEDKVYRFADKERHQIFVEPEGWHTIQVYVNGLSTSLPEAIQLKMLRAIAGFEKAKMICPGYAIEYDYFPPTQLCYTLETQLIQNLYFAGQINGTTGYEEAACQGLMAGINAYRKINEQNPVVFKRSEAYIGVLIDDLVGKGTEEPYRMFTSRAEFRILLRQDNADLRLTERGHAIGLVDDDRLQRLSKKKESLVAVFHFLKQWKIQPAHMNPTLEAIGASLIEEVQSAYTLLKRPEIDFNDLLALDKQQANVLSVYEQEVLQQVSIQVKYEPYFLKEKELVEKMERLEDYHIPNDFDYANLKALSAEALEKLRKQRPATLGQASRISGVRPADISILMVYLGR from the coding sequence ATGTTACTTGCCTACGATATTGTTGTAGTGGGTGGTGGTCATGCGGGTTGTGAAGCAGCTGCGGCGGCTTCTAGATTAGGCGCTAAGGTTTTGTTGATTACCATGAGCTTGCAGACGATTGGCCAAATGTCTTGTAATCCAGCCATGGGAGGTATTTCCAAAGGGCAACTTGTTCGGGAGGTCGATGCTTTAGGAGGCTTTTCTGGTATCGTAGCGGACCAATCAGCCATACAGTTTAGAATGTTGAATACCTCAAAGGGGCCGGCCATGTGGAGTCCTCGCACCCAAAATGATCGAGGGTTATTCTCGGCGTGTTGGCGAAGTGCCCTTGAATCATTGCCCAATCTCGATTTTTGGCAAGATATGGTTGTATCGTTGCTGATTAAGGAGGGAAGGGTAAAGGGTGTCCAAACCGCTTTAGGTATTACGATCGAGAGTCAAGCGGTTGTTTTAACCAATGGGACCTTTTTAAATGGTCTGATTCATATTGGTGCAAAAAAAATGACCGGGGGGCGCTCTGGAGAAAGGGCGGCTACGGGTATTACGGAGCAGCTTCAAAAATTGGGTTTTGAAACAGGAAGGATGAAGACAGGGACTTCTCCTCGTGTGGATGGTAGAACATTAGATTACACCAAAATGGAAATACAGCCAGGTGATCCGCTGCCAGGCCGTTTTTCTTTTTTAAGTGGAACGCGGCTTACAAAGCAAAAAAGCTGTTATATTACCTATACCAATCCAGCGCTACACAACCTTATTAAGGATAATTTGGCCGATATTCCGATCTATAATGGCCAGGTGCAAGGGGTAGGTCCTCGTTACTGTCCTTCTATAGAAGATAAGGTATATAGATTTGCAGATAAAGAGCGTCATCAAATTTTTGTGGAGCCAGAGGGTTGGCATACCATTCAGGTCTATGTAAATGGGTTGTCGACTTCATTGCCAGAAGCCATCCAGTTAAAGATGCTAAGGGCTATAGCTGGTTTTGAAAAGGCAAAAATGATCTGCCCTGGTTATGCGATTGAATATGATTATTTTCCTCCTACGCAGTTGTGCTATACCCTAGAAACCCAGTTGATTCAAAATCTTTACTTTGCAGGCCAAATCAATGGTACTACAGGCTATGAAGAAGCGGCCTGTCAGGGGCTCATGGCAGGGATTAACGCGTATAGAAAGATCAATGAACAGAATCCAGTGGTATTCAAAAGGTCCGAGGCCTATATTGGTGTTTTAATAGATGATTTAGTGGGAAAAGGTACGGAAGAGCCCTATCGCATGTTTACTTCACGGGCTGAGTTTCGTATCTTACTCAGGCAAGATAATGCAGATCTACGTTTAACAGAACGGGGGCATGCGATCGGCTTGGTGGATGATGATCGGTTGCAAAGGCTATCCAAAAAGAAAGAATCCCTTGTTGCTGTCTTTCATTTTTTGAAACAATGGAAGATACAGCCAGCGCACATGAATCCCACTTTAGAAGCAATAGGTGCAAGCTTAATAGAAGAAGTACAATCTGCTTACACATTGTTAAAAAGACCTGAAATTGATTTTAATGATCTGCTTGCATTAGACAAGCAGCAAGCCAATGTCCTCTCTGTGTATGAACAAGAGGTGTTGCAGCAGGTGAGCATTCAGGTTAAGTATGAACCTTATTTTCTAAAAGAAAAGGAGCTTGTAGAGAAGATGGAACGATTAGAAGATTACCATATTCCAAATGATTTTGACTATGCCAATTTAAAAGCACTCTCTGCAGAAGCATTAGAAAAGTTGCGCAAACAAAGACCTGCTACGTTAGGCCAAGCTTCTCGGATTAGTGGTGTGCGTCCAGCTGATATTTCTATTTTAATGGTTTATTTAGGACGATAA
- a CDS encoding M23 family metallopeptidase, whose translation MRTHRSFWDYFERRYQLVIRNVENFAEHITPPFSYATIITVCLSWLSISFGISLWLSKTVLARWMNPIYIETENQRKILSLAATVEELEQQITSQTEFIATLQKIIHGTSKQPLPLPSTFVEPVEADVKPEPSVVVSTSQKRAGANRPTCLVPPINGMITKPFHREGNHYGVDIVAKDKDPIKAISTGIVIFSDWSVDTGWVIVIQHYDNMVSICKHCAILFKKVGNLVRAGDVVALMGNSGEISTGPHLHFELWSEGVALNPEDYINS comes from the coding sequence TTGCGTACACATAGAAGTTTTTGGGATTATTTCGAACGCAGATATCAGCTGGTGATTCGAAATGTTGAAAATTTTGCAGAACATATAACGCCTCCTTTTAGCTATGCTACCATTATTACCGTGTGTTTATCTTGGTTATCTATAAGTTTTGGCATCAGCCTGTGGCTATCTAAAACGGTTTTAGCCAGATGGATGAATCCCATCTATATAGAAACAGAAAATCAAAGAAAAATACTTTCTTTAGCTGCTACCGTAGAAGAATTAGAACAGCAAATTACTTCCCAAACGGAGTTTATTGCCACGCTCCAAAAGATCATTCACGGCACCTCTAAACAACCATTGCCCCTCCCTTCTACGTTTGTGGAACCCGTGGAAGCGGACGTAAAACCTGAGCCCTCTGTAGTGGTATCAACCAGTCAGAAAAGAGCTGGTGCAAATAGGCCCACTTGCTTAGTGCCCCCTATTAATGGTATGATTACAAAACCCTTCCATAGGGAAGGCAATCATTATGGCGTAGACATTGTGGCCAAAGACAAGGACCCCATTAAGGCCATATCAACGGGTATTGTCATTTTTTCTGATTGGTCCGTTGATACAGGCTGGGTGATTGTGATTCAGCACTATGATAATATGGTTTCAATCTGTAAACATTGTGCCATTTTATTTAAAAAAGTTGGTAACTTGGTTAGGGCAGGCGATGTAGTAGCCCTTATGGGCAATTCTGGAGAAATTTCTACCGGTCCACATCTGCACTTTGAGCTTTGGAGCGAAGGCGTTGCACTAAATCCGGAAGATTATATTAATTCCTAG
- a CDS encoding ParB/RepB/Spo0J family partition protein, translating to MQPTKGNRVLGRGLSALLQGAHSEASADPAERFFKMIKIASIAINPCQPRQDFNQETLDELSASIKLHGIIQPLTVRKLDSNAYQLIAGERRLRAAKLAGLEEVPTYIRTTDDLHMLEVALIENIQRESLNAVEIALSYQRLLTDCKLTQEALAERVGKDRTTVNNYLRLLKLPPDIQIALRDQKISMGHARALINLQTPEIQLSVLKKILADALSVREVEKIVQDLFATDHLKKITKTHLHPSFKAKLKNTTTQLTQQFNAKVIIKADAQKQGEIKILFDSEEELGRIVAIISHTK from the coding sequence ATGCAGCCTACAAAAGGAAATAGAGTATTAGGTAGGGGATTAAGTGCCCTGTTGCAGGGAGCACATAGTGAAGCCTCTGCTGATCCTGCTGAGCGTTTTTTTAAAATGATTAAAATCGCATCCATTGCCATTAATCCTTGTCAACCTCGTCAAGACTTTAACCAAGAAACATTAGATGAGTTAAGCGCGTCTATCAAGTTACATGGTATTATACAACCCCTTACTGTGCGTAAACTAGACAGTAACGCCTATCAGTTAATAGCTGGAGAACGACGCCTACGTGCTGCTAAATTGGCTGGTTTAGAGGAGGTACCTACTTATATACGTACCACTGATGATCTACATATGTTAGAGGTGGCACTTATTGAAAATATCCAACGTGAGTCGTTAAATGCGGTTGAAATTGCACTGAGTTACCAACGTTTGTTGACAGATTGCAAACTAACACAAGAAGCATTAGCAGAACGGGTTGGAAAAGATAGAACAACGGTTAATAATTACCTTCGATTGCTTAAACTACCTCCTGATATTCAAATTGCACTTCGAGATCAAAAAATTTCTATGGGGCATGCCAGAGCCTTGATTAATCTTCAGACCCCAGAGATACAGTTAAGCGTATTGAAAAAGATTCTAGCAGATGCCCTTTCTGTGCGAGAAGTAGAAAAAATAGTCCAAGACCTGTTTGCTACTGACCATTTGAAAAAAATAACTAAAACACACCTGCATCCTTCTTTTAAGGCAAAATTAAAAAATACCACTACGCAATTAACCCAACAATTTAATGCAAAGGTAATTATAAAAGCAGATGCACAAAAGCAAGGAGAAATCAAAATTTTATTTGATTCTGAGGAGGAATTAGGAAGAATTGTGGCCATCATTTCGCATACAAAGTAA
- a CDS encoding bactofilin family protein, translated as MFNNKIKGTNPVTISNIIGQGSHLEGNINTTGNLRVEGKITGGIKTKAKVVLSHTAQVEGNIVAQNAEIGGEVKGTIEVIELLVLKSTATVWGDIMASKLVFEEGACFDGKCKMGKEHSVINGYKRDYLSETDLSSETVEDATDDSEGLTAHTFVNKSTIP; from the coding sequence ATGTTTAACAACAAGATAAAGGGTACAAATCCTGTCACTATTAGCAACATTATAGGGCAGGGTTCTCACCTAGAAGGCAATATAAATACTACAGGCAATTTGCGTGTAGAGGGTAAAATAACAGGTGGTATCAAGACAAAAGCGAAGGTGGTCTTGAGTCATACTGCTCAGGTGGAAGGCAATATTGTAGCACAAAATGCTGAAATTGGTGGGGAGGTAAAGGGAACCATAGAGGTGATCGAGTTGCTTGTATTGAAGTCAACCGCAACCGTATGGGGCGATATTATGGCCAGCAAACTGGTCTTTGAAGAAGGAGCTTGTTTTGATGGGAAGTGTAAAATGGGTAAGGAGCATAGCGTCATAAATGGCTATAAGCGTGATTACCTTTCAGAAACTGACCTATCTTCTGAAACAGTTGAAGATGCCACGGATGACTCAGAAGGGCTTACCGCACATACCTTCGTAAATAAATCAACGATTCCTTAA
- a CDS encoding ParA family protein — MGKIVAIVNQKGGVGKTTTAINLAGSLAILEKKTLLIDIDPQANATSGVGIKPEEVERSIYECIVEAVDPTLLIQPTSVPHLDLLPSHINLVGAEVEMVNFKNREGRIRETLKVITPTYDYIIVDCAPSLGLITINALTAADSLIIPVQCEYFALEGLGKLLNTTKIIQSRLNPNLEIEGILMTMYDARLRLANQIVAEVRKHFQSMVFETIIPRNIKLSEAPSFGMPAIIYDADSKGAVSYLSLAEEITSGAKQ, encoded by the coding sequence ATGGGAAAAATCGTAGCGATTGTAAATCAGAAAGGTGGCGTTGGCAAAACTACTACTGCTATCAACCTGGCAGGAAGTCTTGCTATATTAGAAAAGAAAACCCTTCTTATTGATATTGACCCACAGGCAAATGCAACTTCTGGTGTAGGCATTAAGCCAGAGGAAGTGGAACGCAGTATCTATGAATGCATTGTAGAGGCTGTAGACCCTACATTATTGATTCAACCAACCAGTGTGCCTCATCTAGATCTTTTGCCTTCTCATATCAACTTAGTGGGTGCAGAAGTGGAGATGGTTAACTTTAAGAATAGAGAAGGGCGTATTAGAGAAACGCTAAAGGTCATAACACCCACTTACGACTACATTATAGTAGATTGTGCGCCCTCTTTAGGCTTAATCACCATTAATGCACTTACCGCTGCGGATTCTTTAATTATACCGGTGCAGTGTGAGTACTTTGCCTTAGAAGGACTAGGCAAGCTGTTAAATACAACTAAAATTATCCAATCTCGTTTGAATCCTAACCTGGAAATAGAGGGTATATTGATGACGATGTATGATGCGAGGCTTCGTTTGGCGAATCAAATTGTAGCAGAGGTTAGGAAACATTTTCAAAGCATGGTTTTTGAAACCATTATTCCAAGAAATATTAAGTTAAGTGAAGCACCAAGTTTTGGTATGCCAGCCATTATTTATGATGCGGATAGTAAAGGAGCGGTGAGTTACCTTAGTCTTGCTGAAGAAATTACTAGTGGCGCTAAGCAATAA